A window from Schistosoma haematobium chromosome 1, whole genome shotgun sequence encodes these proteins:
- a CDS encoding hypothetical protein (EggNog:ENOG410VENC~COG:A), translated as MTTPIAFFSKRLSPAQERYSTFGRELLAIYLAVKHFNFLLQGRTFTIMTDHKPLCYSFHTSYDRHSPREARQLDYISQFTTDIQFVKGHTNVVADALSRKDVNTLLRKQDIDLETIAKLQVDDADLKACQEKSNLNLKPVPIPFSNTSIICDVSTGNNRPFVPLACRRQVFHQLHDLSHPGIRATIKLVTERFVWPKINSDIKRWTRSCLQCQRSKIQKHTISPVGKYPLPEKRFQHIHLDIVGPLPPSNSFTHILTAVDRFTRWAIACPIADTSAETVAGVFLDRWIANYGVPSIVTTDRGPQFQSILFQEFTRLLGVNHIKTTAYHPAANGLVERFRRQLKSSLMAQDDTTKWSDALPLVLLGIRSTIKEDIGCTAAELVYGTTLTLPGQLVDPNTLTPTDPSRFASQLLQTMQRIKAIPPREHNNRIQLNRNLETCKFVFVRVDAVKKPLKQPYEGPYQVIKRTTKHFIINKCGKKETIAIDRIKPAFYEAQLDKEHTISLNQPRPATTTTADREEKLSTKPTCLTRSGRAVKKPKRYVHFAE; from the coding sequence ATGACTACCCCCATAGCGTTTTTCTCCAAAAGATTGTCACCAGCCCAGGAACGCTATAGTACCTTTGGACGGGAGTTACTTGCTATCTACTTAGCCGTTAAACACTTTAACTTTTTACTACAAGGACGAACTTTTACCATCATGACCGATCACAAACCTTTATGTTACTCATTCCACACATCGTACGACCGACATTCACCTCGCGAAGCacgacaactggattacatcTCCCAGTTTACGACAGATATCCAATTTGTCAAAGGACACACCAACGTCGTAGCTGACGCATTGTCACGTAAGGACGTAAATACCCTGTTACGTAAACAAGACATCGATCTAGAAACCATCGCAAAACTACAAGTAGacgatgcagatttgaaggCCTGCCAGGAGAAGTCTAACTTGAACCTTAAACCAGTACCCATCCCTTTCTCAAATACATCTATCATTTGCGATGTTTCAACGGGTAACAATCGCCCTTTTGTACCTCTAGCATGTCGTCGACAGGTATTTCATCAACTGCATGACCTTTCTCACCCAGGAATCAGAGCCACAATCAAattggttactgagcgttttgtgtggccaaaaatcaattcagatataAAACGATGGACGCGAAGCTGCCTACAATGTCAACGCAGCAAGATTCAGAAGCACACGATCAGTCCAGTTGGCAAGTATCCCCTGCCGGAAAAACGTTTTCAGCATATCCACTTAGACATAGTTGGTCCATTGCCACCAtctaattcattcactcatattctcactgcggtggacaggttcacaagatgggccatagcatgccctATTGCTGATACTTCTGCAGAAACAGTAGCCGGCGTATTCCTTGACCGTTGGATAGCAAATTACGGAGTACCTTCTATCGTCACTACCGACCGTGGTCCCCAGTTTCAGTCTATCTTATTTCAGGAATTCACAAGACTTCTGGGTGTGaaccacatcaaaacaacagcctaccacccagcagctaacggcttggtcgaaagatttcgccgccaattgaaaagctcgctgatggcacaagatgatacgacaaaatggagtgacgcattaccacttgtactcctgggtatccgttcaactataaaggaagatatAGGTTGTACAGCCGCTGAGCTAGTTTACGGTACAACCCTTACATTACCAGGTCAACTAGTGGACCCAAACACTTTAACACCAACGGACCCAAGTCGTTTTGCTAGCCAACTGCTGCAAACCATGCAACGAATCAAAGCCATACCGCCTCGTGAACATAACAATCGAATACAACTCAACAGAAATCTAGAAACATGCAAGTTTGTCTTTGTTCGAGTTGATGCTGTTAAAAAGCCATTGAAACAACCTTATGAAGGACCATATCAAGTAATTAAAAGAACGACCAAACACTTCATAATCAACAAGTGTGGAAAGAAAGAGACTATCGCTATCGATAGAATAAAGCCTGCTTTCTACGAAGCACAACTTGACAAAGAACATACTATTTCACTGAACCAGCCCCGTCCAGCAACCACCACTACAGCAGACAGGGAAGAAAAACTGAGTACCAAACCTACTTGTTTAACGCGCTCAGGCAGAGCCGTAAAAAAACCCAAACGCTATGTACATTTCGCcgaataa